Proteins encoded by one window of Monoglobus pectinilyticus:
- a CDS encoding L-fucose/L-arabinose isomerase family protein: protein MFNNIPEVKLGIVAVSRDCFPIELSKKRRINVVKACADKNIDIYEAQTIVENETDMLEAIDEVNKAGVNALVVYLGNFGPEGPETYLCKNFDGPCMYVAAAEETQEDLIDGRGDAYCGVLNASYNLGLKNLKAYIPEYPVGLPDEVADMIAEFENIARAIIGVKSLKIIGFGPRPYDFLACNAPIKPLFDLGVNVQENSELDLLASFNEHEGDPRIEAVAKEMADELGSGNNYPSLLTRLAQYEITLLDWAEANKGASKYVAFANKCWPAFQTQFGFCPCYVNSRLTSKGIPVACETDIYGALTEFIIACTTGIAPTLLDINNSVPKDMFEDNSDKFSGYTLKDTFMGFHCGNTACDLLTDYALKYQLIQKRNLEPELPEPNVSRGTLEGNIRPGDVTLFRLQSTAGGQLRSYIANAEIIDVDPKSFGSIAVFAVNEMGRFYRNVLINKQYPHHAGIAFKHAAKDLFEVVKYLGVTDIEWNRPAGCYYEGENPFA, encoded by the coding sequence ATGTTTAACAACATCCCGGAAGTTAAGCTGGGTATCGTTGCGGTGAGCCGTGACTGTTTCCCTATTGAGCTTAGCAAGAAAAGACGTATAAATGTGGTAAAAGCTTGTGCGGACAAGAATATTGACATATATGAAGCACAGACTATTGTTGAAAATGAAACAGACATGCTTGAAGCTATTGACGAAGTAAATAAGGCAGGAGTTAACGCTCTTGTTGTATATCTTGGCAACTTTGGTCCTGAGGGTCCTGAAACTTATCTTTGCAAGAATTTTGACGGTCCCTGCATGTATGTTGCAGCCGCTGAAGAAACACAGGAAGATTTAATAGACGGCAGAGGCGACGCATACTGTGGAGTTCTTAACGCTTCCTACAACTTAGGCCTAAAGAACTTAAAAGCATACATACCTGAATATCCTGTTGGTCTGCCTGATGAAGTTGCAGATATGATTGCTGAGTTTGAAAATATTGCTCGTGCCATTATTGGTGTAAAGAGCTTAAAAATAATTGGATTTGGTCCGCGTCCTTATGACTTCCTTGCATGTAACGCTCCAATTAAACCATTGTTTGACCTTGGTGTTAATGTTCAGGAAAATTCTGAACTTGATTTACTGGCTTCATTTAATGAACATGAAGGCGATCCTAGGATAGAAGCTGTTGCTAAAGAAATGGCAGACGAACTTGGTTCAGGAAACAACTATCCTTCACTGCTTACTAGACTTGCTCAATATGAAATTACTTTGCTCGATTGGGCTGAAGCTAACAAAGGAGCTTCTAAATATGTTGCGTTTGCTAACAAGTGCTGGCCTGCATTCCAAACTCAGTTTGGATTCTGTCCTTGTTACGTTAATTCCCGTCTTACATCAAAAGGTATTCCTGTTGCTTGTGAAACAGATATATATGGAGCATTAACTGAATTTATTATTGCCTGCACAACCGGCATAGCTCCTACTTTGCTTGATATTAACAACTCTGTTCCAAAAGATATGTTTGAAGATAATTCAGATAAATTCAGCGGTTATACATTAAAGGACACATTCATGGGCTTCCACTGCGGAAATACTGCTTGTGATTTATTGACCGATTATGCTTTAAAATATCAGTTGATACAAAAGAGAAATCTAGAGCCTGAACTTCCTGAGCCTAATGTATCAAGAGGAACATTAGAGGGTAATATTCGTCCCGGAGACGTAACTTTATTCAGACTTCAAAGCACAGCCGGCGGTCAGCTCAGAAGCTACATTGCCAATGCTGAGATAATAGACGTTGACCCGAAATCATTCGGAAGCATTGCAGTATTTGCTGTAAATGAGATGGGTAGATTCTACCGCAACGTTTTAATCAATAAACAGTATCCTCACCACGCAGGTATAGCATTCAAACACGCCGCTAAAGACTTGTTTGAAGTAGTAAAATATTTGGGCGTTACTGATATAGAATGGAACCGTCCTGCAGGATGTTATTACGAGGGCGAAAACCCATTTGCTTAA
- a CDS encoding HlyC/CorC family transporter yields MPKAKASAHKKIMDSSFGLVIILVLLIGCSAFFSATETAYSSLNRIRIKNLAKEGNKKALLVERLSLDYDKLLSTILIGNNIVNILASSLATVLFVQYFGNAGVTISTIVMTILVLIFGEISPKSLAKEQPEGYAIAVSKIVVVLQFILTPINYLFGLWKKLLGKLFKSKNDSGITEEELLTIVDEAQSGGEIDADESDLIKSAIEFNDLEAGDILTPRIDVCALELNTSTEEIIEMFLESGFSRLPVYRDTIDNIIGVVHQKDLFHLIQKNSGGNIEEIISPVIYVSPSISISELIRVLQNSKSHFAVVIDEYGGTDGILTLEDILEELVGEIWDEHDKVVENISELSDGIYEILGGTDLDDFLKLMDEKPGDDDPNTVSGWVMEKLGKMPELGDTFEYNGHHIYVIEMENRRVAKIKVKILQNK; encoded by the coding sequence GTGCCGAAGGCAAAAGCCTCCGCGCACAAAAAAATTATGGACAGTTCTTTTGGACTTGTTATTATTCTTGTACTACTTATTGGCTGCTCGGCTTTTTTCTCTGCCACTGAAACAGCCTATTCTTCTCTGAACCGTATCCGAATCAAAAATCTTGCAAAAGAGGGCAATAAAAAAGCTCTTTTAGTCGAACGTTTATCCCTGGATTATGACAAACTTTTATCTACAATTCTAATAGGAAATAATATTGTTAATATACTCGCGTCTTCTTTGGCGACAGTTCTTTTCGTCCAATATTTCGGAAACGCCGGAGTTACTATATCCACTATTGTTATGACAATATTAGTCCTTATATTTGGCGAAATATCACCAAAAAGCCTTGCAAAAGAACAGCCTGAAGGCTACGCGATTGCTGTTTCCAAAATAGTTGTGGTTCTGCAGTTTATTCTAACTCCAATAAATTATTTGTTTGGATTGTGGAAAAAACTTCTTGGCAAGCTTTTTAAATCAAAAAATGACAGCGGTATTACCGAGGAAGAACTTTTGACTATAGTCGACGAAGCCCAAAGCGGCGGTGAAATTGACGCTGATGAAAGCGACCTTATAAAAAGTGCTATTGAATTTAACGATTTGGAAGCCGGAGATATTTTAACCCCGCGTATTGATGTGTGCGCGCTTGAACTAAATACGTCAACTGAAGAGATTATTGAAATGTTTTTGGAATCCGGATTTTCAAGACTTCCTGTTTACCGGGATACAATAGATAATATTATAGGTGTTGTTCATCAAAAAGACCTGTTTCATCTAATACAAAAAAACAGCGGCGGAAATATTGAAGAAATAATTTCACCGGTTATATATGTTTCCCCTTCTATAAGCATTTCCGAATTAATCAGGGTTCTGCAGAATTCAAAAAGTCATTTTGCTGTAGTAATTGACGAGTATGGCGGAACAGACGGAATTCTTACCTTGGAAGATATACTTGAAGAGCTTGTAGGAGAAATATGGGATGAGCATGACAAGGTTGTAGAAAACATTTCTGAACTGTCTGACGGGATTTATGAAATACTCGGAGGTACTGATTTGGATGACTTCCTTAAACTGATGGACGAAAAACCTGGTGACGACGACCCAAATACTGTTTCGGGCTGGGTTATGGAGAAACTCGGGAAAATGCCGGAACTCGGGGACACTTTTGAATATAACGGACATCATATTTATGTCATAGAAATGGAAAACCGGCGTGTAGCTAAGATAAAAGTGAAAATATTGCAAAATAAATAA
- a CDS encoding amidohydrolase family protein, whose translation MIIDIHAHVFPNKIAEKASQGIEDFYNIDVPNNGTIERLLELSDKAGVNKVVIHSPATTPHQVQSVNNFIYDCTQKYPDRVIGFMTLHPDFENINDEVERCISMGLKGVKLHPDFQRFHIDDHKAFCIYEAISGRLPLLVHTGDFRYQWSKPERMAKVMDEFPAMTVIGAHFGGWSEWDDAARVFKGKNIYVDTSSTMYSVPPEHINELIRQYGTDHVLFGSDYPMWDAGTELEYIEKLDLTNEERELILHKNTERILGI comes from the coding sequence ATGATAATAGATATACACGCGCATGTATTTCCGAATAAAATTGCAGAAAAAGCGTCACAGGGAATAGAAGATTTTTATAACATAGACGTGCCTAATAACGGGACAATAGAAAGACTGCTGGAACTGTCAGACAAAGCCGGAGTGAATAAAGTTGTTATTCATTCTCCTGCAACAACTCCTCATCAGGTTCAATCAGTGAATAATTTTATATATGACTGTACCCAAAAATATCCCGACAGAGTTATAGGATTTATGACTTTGCATCCAGACTTTGAGAATATAAATGATGAAGTTGAGCGATGTATCTCTATGGGATTAAAAGGCGTTAAGCTGCATCCGGATTTTCAAAGGTTTCATATCGACGATCATAAAGCATTTTGTATATACGAAGCAATTTCAGGACGATTGCCTCTTTTAGTGCATACGGGTGATTTTAGATACCAATGGAGCAAACCTGAAAGAATGGCAAAAGTGATGGATGAATTTCCGGCAATGACAGTGATAGGAGCACATTTTGGCGGCTGGTCTGAATGGGACGACGCGGCAAGAGTTTTTAAAGGAAAAAATATTTATGTTGATACGTCCAGCACTATGTATAGTGTGCCTCCTGAACATATTAATGAGCTGATAAGACAGTATGGAACGGATCATGTACTCTTCGGTTCCGATTATCCGATGTGGGATGCTGGAACCGAACTTGAATACATAGAGAAACTTGATTTAACAAATGAAGAAAGAGAACTTATACTTCATAAAAACACTGAAAGAATTTTAGGTATTTAA
- a CDS encoding manganese efflux pump MntP has protein sequence MLFCFLLAFILSFDSLGIGVAYGVKKIYVPKTIRLIISLASFTLSFISTAVSRLAISVIFSPFVSDLIGAIIFFVIGIYMLLSLNKSDLSFGDTDNSLDIDRKEALCIGIAVSMDSSATGLGLGTNASFWFPVAIFCMQYLMLSLGIFLGGTVKKFPKINDKFLTAIPGIILITLGLLRLFNIIF, from the coding sequence ATGCTGTTTTGTTTTTTGCTTGCGTTTATACTTAGTTTCGATTCCCTGGGCATTGGAGTTGCCTATGGTGTAAAAAAAATATATGTACCTAAGACAATCCGTCTGATAATAAGCTTAGCGTCTTTCACATTATCCTTCATATCCACAGCGGTGTCCCGTTTGGCTATTTCAGTAATATTTTCGCCATTTGTCTCCGACTTAATTGGAGCCATAATATTTTTTGTTATTGGAATTTATATGCTTTTGTCGCTGAACAAATCTGATCTTAGCTTCGGCGACACGGATAATTCACTTGATATTGACAGAAAAGAAGCTCTGTGCATAGGAATCGCGGTTTCTATGGATTCATCGGCAACTGGGCTTGGACTTGGCACAAACGCCTCGTTCTGGTTTCCTGTAGCAATATTTTGTATGCAGTATCTTATGCTTAGCCTCGGAATCTTTTTAGGCGGAACAGTCAAAAAATTTCCAAAGATAAATGATAAGTTTCTCACTGCAATACCCGGAATAATACTTATAACTTTAGGACTTTTGAGACTGTTTAATATAATATTTTAA
- a CDS encoding Crp/Fnr family transcriptional regulator translates to MEITQYTTELPLFEGIKKDEISSVLVCVGAYKKTFKKDNIIMAQGDNACLVTVLSGTIHMTMCDINGNHTLISVLYKGDFFGENSLCSNSFSDSISFYSETDCEVLFLPFAKVLNSCSAACEFHHRLIENAVKLMASKNIELVQKLEIISKKTLREKILTYLSIIANNSGSYFKTDMNRSDLADYLCADRSALSRELSKMKQDGLIDFDKNTFRLLKKNIN, encoded by the coding sequence ATGGAAATCACTCAATACACAACTGAGCTTCCACTGTTTGAAGGAATAAAAAAAGATGAAATAAGTTCGGTTTTAGTCTGTGTAGGAGCATATAAAAAGACTTTTAAGAAGGACAATATTATAATGGCTCAGGGTGATAACGCTTGTCTTGTAACAGTTTTAAGCGGCACAATACATATGACAATGTGTGATATTAATGGCAATCACACTCTAATAAGCGTACTTTATAAAGGCGACTTTTTTGGTGAAAACAGTCTTTGCTCAAACAGTTTTTCTGATTCTATCTCATTCTACAGTGAAACTGACTGCGAAGTCTTGTTTCTCCCATTTGCAAAAGTATTAAATTCCTGCTCAGCTGCGTGCGAATTTCACCACCGATTAATAGAAAACGCTGTAAAACTTATGGCGTCTAAAAATATTGAGCTTGTTCAAAAACTTGAGATAATATCTAAAAAAACTTTGCGTGAAAAGATTCTAACCTATCTATCAATTATTGCAAATAACTCCGGAAGCTATTTTAAAACTGATATGAACCGTTCTGATCTCGCTGATTATCTCTGTGCTGACAGAAGCGCTCTTTCAAGAGAACTTTCAAAGATGAAACAAGACGGGTTAATAGATTTTGATAAAAATACCTTTCGGCTGCTTAAAAAGAATATAAATTAA
- a CDS encoding ATP-binding protein: MIRNIVKIDEDKCNGCGLCVSACHEGAIELIKGKARLIRDDYCDGLGDCLPVCPVDAITIEKREAAEYNEELVKKNMEKPVHTGGCPGSALKEFARSESNYSESDYESKLKQWPVQIKLVPVNAPYFNDADILVAADCAAYAHANFNQEFMGDKVTLIGCPKLDMTEYSEKLGEIFKANQIKSVTVVRMEVPCCGGLENAVKVALSNSDKDISLKVITISVDGHVM; encoded by the coding sequence ATGATAAGGAATATTGTAAAAATTGATGAAGATAAATGTAATGGCTGCGGACTTTGTGTTTCAGCATGTCATGAGGGAGCTATAGAACTGATTAAAGGTAAAGCTAGATTAATACGTGATGACTATTGCGATGGTTTAGGTGATTGTCTGCCTGTATGTCCGGTTGACGCGATAACAATTGAGAAGAGAGAAGCGGCAGAATATAATGAAGAATTGGTTAAAAAGAACATGGAAAAGCCGGTACATACAGGCGGATGTCCGGGCAGCGCATTAAAAGAATTTGCGCGCAGTGAGAGTAATTATTCCGAATCTGATTATGAGTCCAAATTAAAGCAGTGGCCTGTACAAATTAAATTAGTTCCGGTCAACGCACCATATTTTAATGACGCTGACATTTTAGTTGCCGCAGACTGCGCCGCATATGCACATGCAAATTTTAATCAGGAATTTATGGGAGATAAGGTGACATTAATAGGCTGTCCTAAGCTTGATATGACTGAATACTCCGAAAAGCTTGGCGAGATTTTTAAAGCGAATCAAATAAAGAGTGTAACTGTGGTAAGAATGGAGGTACCATGCTGCGGAGGATTGGAGAATGCTGTTAAGGTAGCTCTGTCAAACTCCGATAAAGATATATCTTTAAAAGTTATTACAATTTCGGTTGACGGACATGTGATGTAA
- a CDS encoding S-layer homology domain-containing protein, with protein sequence MNYKSEKNFRPILSLFLAICLAASAFSITVFGSDNSQQDVLGLLSELKIMNGDPDGNFRLDDFVTRAEFTKIAVASSDYRNSVASNLAISPFYDVPYSNWSAPYVRVGVTNNLVSGYPDASFKPDDIVTFEEAVTIMLRVLGYSDSDFGVAWPSGQIGMADSLDMTDNLTDISIGSSMTRKDVSTLVYNTLRTKKKDSSSKLISIFDVAFVEDVTLISTSKEDSSIPGDEVFTDNGTYKIRSDFNYSYVGMKGDIALKDNKTVIGFFPKADSSPNEKYVVYSVLNDNIVVYKGGNMTTLDIPAGTVAYDGTTKTTYGAIKTSFEMGDVLNIKKTNGNIDYIVYKKGNMQGPYTINSENNWAETLGINSSTTIMRGGVACTISDIKTYDILYYIPELNMAFAYTTKVTGVYDKANPNKDNPTEIVVSGVTYKVEGANAFNKLSSSGNLALGETITLLLGKTNEVADVVTSTVTDSEIVGYVFETGTKTYTSEDLKDYSNYYIKVAAANGETYDYTCSQNYEDYKNSVVTVSINEGIAKISRTDSAKVSGYFRWDTKRFGDDYLASDVEILDVGTTNKNDPSLYKKIYPTRLNNVNINSNKILYCHKNSSGEIDKLILNDVTGDSYTFGVMTSAQNMSFGTSVSGSYSYIVNGSSYSFTSPSTIYSVNSGQGVRLSSASNPSIMSPLSEVKGTVTVTSAGSLTADVKCYDISADVQVYEKEYSSSTLYRLKPISDIIGSDNYTLYAYYDKLPSSGGRIRIIVAVKKTV encoded by the coding sequence ATGAACTATAAATCTGAAAAAAATTTTAGGCCTATACTTTCACTTTTTTTAGCTATATGCCTTGCTGCTTCTGCTTTTTCAATAACGGTTTTCGGCAGTGATAATTCTCAGCAGGATGTTTTGGGATTATTATCTGAACTTAAAATTATGAACGGCGACCCTGACGGGAACTTTAGACTGGATGACTTTGTAACAAGAGCGGAATTCACAAAAATAGCTGTAGCGTCTTCTGATTACCGCAACAGCGTAGCGTCAAACCTTGCAATTTCTCCGTTTTATGATGTTCCATATTCAAACTGGTCTGCTCCATACGTTCGTGTTGGAGTTACAAACAATCTTGTATCAGGATACCCTGACGCTTCTTTTAAGCCTGATGATATAGTTACTTTTGAAGAGGCTGTAACAATTATGCTCAGGGTTTTAGGATATTCGGACAGCGATTTTGGCGTAGCCTGGCCAAGCGGTCAAATAGGAATGGCTGATAGTCTTGATATGACAGATAACCTAACAGATATCAGTATCGGTTCCAGCATGACAAGAAAAGACGTTTCTACATTAGTATATAATACATTAAGAACCAAAAAGAAAGATTCATCCTCAAAACTTATATCTATTTTCGACGTCGCTTTTGTTGAAGATGTGACGCTGATTTCCACTTCAAAGGAGGACAGTTCTATCCCCGGCGATGAGGTTTTCACCGACAACGGTACATATAAAATAAGGTCTGATTTTAATTATTCATATGTTGGAATGAAAGGAGATATAGCTTTAAAGGACAACAAAACTGTTATAGGCTTCTTTCCTAAGGCGGACAGCTCTCCCAACGAAAAATACGTAGTATATTCTGTACTGAACGACAACATAGTGGTATACAAAGGCGGCAATATGACAACTTTGGATATTCCTGCCGGCACCGTCGCTTATGACGGAACAACTAAAACCACCTACGGAGCTATAAAAACATCTTTTGAAATGGGAGATGTTCTTAATATTAAAAAGACTAATGGAAATATAGATTACATAGTATACAAAAAAGGTAATATGCAAGGTCCTTACACAATAAACTCAGAGAATAACTGGGCTGAAACTCTCGGAATTAATTCATCTACTACTATCATGAGAGGCGGAGTTGCCTGCACAATTTCAGATATAAAAACCTACGACATACTCTACTATATACCTGAACTTAATATGGCCTTTGCGTATACTACCAAAGTCACAGGTGTGTATGACAAAGCAAACCCAAATAAAGATAACCCTACTGAAATTGTTGTCTCAGGTGTAACATATAAAGTTGAGGGAGCAAATGCTTTTAATAAGCTGTCTTCAAGCGGAAACCTCGCACTGGGAGAAACGATAACTTTGCTTTTGGGAAAAACAAATGAAGTTGCAGACGTTGTTACCTCAACAGTAACTGATTCGGAAATAGTCGGATATGTATTTGAAACGGGAACCAAGACTTATACATCAGAGGACCTAAAGGATTATTCAAATTATTATATCAAAGTAGCTGCGGCAAACGGTGAAACCTACGATTATACGTGCAGCCAAAATTATGAGGATTATAAAAATTCTGTAGTCACGGTTAGTATAAATGAGGGAATAGCTAAAATTTCCAGAACGGACAGCGCAAAGGTCAGCGGTTATTTCCGTTGGGACACAAAACGTTTCGGCGACGATTATTTGGCAAGCGATGTAGAAATTTTGGACGTGGGAACAACAAATAAAAATGACCCGTCATTATATAAAAAGATTTATCCTACCCGTCTTAATAATGTGAATATTAATTCAAACAAAATTCTATATTGCCACAAAAATTCAAGCGGAGAAATAGATAAGCTTATTTTAAATGATGTAACCGGAGATTCTTATACGTTTGGAGTAATGACCTCAGCACAGAATATGAGCTTTGGAACATCTGTCAGCGGCTCATATTCATATATAGTAAACGGCAGCAGTTATTCATTTACAAGTCCGTCAACAATATATTCAGTGAACAGCGGTCAGGGAGTAAGGCTTTCATCCGCAAGCAATCCGTCAATAATGTCACCTCTGAGCGAAGTAAAGGGCACAGTAACAGTTACAAGTGCCGGAAGTCTTACAGCTGACGTAAAGTGCTATGATATATCTGCTGACGTTCAAGTATATGAAAAGGAATACTCCTCTTCTACTTTATATAGGCTGAAGCCAATCAGCGACATTATAGGCAGTGACAATTATACACTGTATGCGTACTACGATAAACTGCCCTCAAGCGGCGGACGGATACGTATAATAGTAGCAGTAAAGAAGACTGTATAA
- a CDS encoding ABC transporter permease yields MTLKKSFGLAFSNLMFDKMRSLLTMLGIIIGVGAVIILISLMDGMMGMMTDQFSKLGTDTITVSVQDRGGSRTIDENDMYTFVDQNPEFFKAVSPSVMVASAKVKVGRDDLSTSATGVDESYCSIKQLELEQGRFLQFVDVEKKQKVCVIGTYIEKEMFGRGNGLGQKLKINGDTFSVIGVLTEEGDSTSGGQDEVIYIPYTTAVSMSNSSFISSYTVQTNSVDIVDDAMTKVKQFLANKIGDSDYYNVTSIKQIMDMASTMTSTMSTLLVCIAGISLLVGGIGIMNIMLVSVTERTREIGIRKSLGAKSRDIKSQFVIEAATVSGVGGLIGIVVGSILAVLFGRLLGLTALPSLTAIGVSFGVSVGIGIMFGYLPAKNAANLNPIDALRHE; encoded by the coding sequence ATGACGCTTAAAAAATCTTTCGGGCTTGCCTTCTCTAATCTTATGTTTGATAAAATGCGTTCACTCCTTACAATGCTCGGTATAATAATAGGAGTTGGAGCAGTTATTATACTTATCAGCCTCATGGACGGAATGATGGGAATGATGACAGATCAATTTTCAAAGCTGGGAACAGACACAATAACTGTCAGCGTTCAGGACAGGGGCGGAAGCCGAACAATTGACGAAAATGACATGTATACTTTTGTTGACCAAAACCCTGAGTTTTTTAAGGCTGTCAGCCCTAGCGTTATGGTTGCTTCCGCTAAAGTTAAAGTTGGGCGCGATGATTTATCTACCTCCGCAACAGGAGTTGACGAGAGCTACTGCAGTATAAAACAGCTGGAGCTTGAACAAGGCAGGTTCTTACAATTTGTAGATGTAGAGAAAAAACAAAAAGTTTGCGTTATCGGTACATATATTGAAAAAGAAATGTTCGGACGCGGAAACGGACTGGGACAAAAGCTTAAAATAAACGGAGATACTTTTTCCGTTATAGGAGTGCTGACAGAAGAAGGCGATTCAACCAGCGGAGGACAGGATGAGGTAATCTATATACCTTATACCACCGCTGTATCAATGTCCAACAGTTCATTTATCAGTTCCTACACTGTTCAGACAAACAGCGTTGATATAGTAGATGATGCAATGACAAAAGTAAAGCAGTTTTTGGCTAACAAAATTGGTGACAGCGATTACTATAATGTTACAAGCATAAAGCAGATAATGGATATGGCAAGCACCATGACAAGCACTATGAGTACTCTTTTGGTTTGTATTGCCGGTATTTCTCTTTTAGTCGGTGGTATTGGAATAATGAATATAATGCTTGTGTCAGTAACTGAAAGAACTCGAGAAATTGGTATACGTAAGTCTTTGGGCGCCAAATCAAGGGATATAAAATCTCAGTTTGTTATTGAAGCTGCAACCGTAAGCGGTGTTGGAGGTCTTATTGGAATTGTGGTCGGGTCAATCCTCGCCGTTTTATTTGGACGGCTCTTAGGTTTGACCGCGCTACCCTCACTGACAGCAATAGGAGTTTCATTCGGCGTTTCTGTAGGTATCGGAATCATGTTCGGTTATCTGCCTGCTAAAAATGCCGCTAACCTTAATCCTATTGACGCTCTTAGACATGAATAA
- a CDS encoding ABC transporter ATP-binding protein, translated as METPLIEFQNIYKIYIVGDSEVHALDGVSMKIYKGEFVAIVGQSGSGKSTCMNIIGCLDVPSRGKYFLRGTDVSTMKDDEQAEIRNKELGFIFQQYNLIPKINVQQNVELPLMYAGLSEKEQERRALISLDRVGLKAKAKNMPQQLSGGQQQRVSIARALAGDPSIILADEPTGALDSKTGKEVLKFLKKIHSEGNTIVLITHDNTIAAQAERVIRIQDGRITYDGAPEIEKFATVAHAGDDEEDDNNDA; from the coding sequence ATGGAAACGCCTCTTATAGAATTTCAAAATATTTACAAAATCTATATTGTGGGAGATTCAGAAGTTCATGCTCTTGACGGAGTTTCGATGAAAATATATAAAGGTGAATTTGTCGCTATCGTAGGTCAGTCAGGAAGCGGCAAATCTACATGTATGAATATTATAGGATGTCTTGACGTTCCAAGCAGAGGAAAATATTTTCTCCGCGGAACTGACGTCAGCACCATGAAAGATGATGAACAGGCTGAAATAAGAAATAAAGAACTTGGATTTATATTCCAGCAGTATAATCTTATCCCCAAAATCAATGTTCAGCAAAACGTTGAACTACCTCTGATGTATGCCGGACTTTCTGAAAAAGAGCAGGAACGCCGCGCTCTCATTTCACTTGACAGGGTTGGGCTGAAAGCAAAAGCCAAAAATATGCCTCAGCAGCTGTCAGGAGGACAGCAGCAGCGTGTGTCAATTGCAAGAGCCCTGGCCGGCGACCCGTCCATAATACTGGCCGACGAGCCGACCGGCGCTCTTGACTCAAAAACCGGTAAAGAGGTATTGAAGTTTCTGAAAAAGATTCACAGCGAAGGCAATACAATCGTGCTTATCACTCATGATAATACAATTGCCGCCCAAGCCGAGCGAGTTATCCGGATACAGGACGGGCGCATAACATACGACGGCGCGCCTGAAATAGAAAAATTTGCAACAGTAGCCCATGCCGGAGATGACGAGGAGGACGACAACAATGACGCTTAA